One genomic segment of Clostridium saccharoperbutylacetonicum N1-4(HMT) includes these proteins:
- a CDS encoding GNAT family N-acetyltransferase — MQKVYETERLLLKVLDKSYAEMVADYCLRNKSFLEEWEPLRSEEFYTKQYQEEQLDKALTDIKNNNSLILWIFKKQDEQRILGSIAFTNIVKGVFLSSYLGYKFDKDEINKGYMTEAIQKGIEIMFNEYGLHRIEANIMPKNKRSLRVAEKLGFYNEGLAYKYLKINEKWEDHIHMVLLNDKV; from the coding sequence ATGCAAAAAGTTTATGAAACTGAAAGACTTTTGTTAAAAGTTTTAGATAAATCTTATGCGGAAATGGTTGCTGATTATTGTTTAAGAAACAAATCTTTTTTAGAAGAGTGGGAACCTTTGAGGAGCGAAGAATTTTATACAAAGCAATATCAGGAAGAACAACTAGATAAAGCGTTAACAGATATAAAAAATAATAATTCATTAATATTATGGATATTCAAAAAGCAAGACGAGCAAAGAATATTGGGTTCTATTGCTTTTACTAACATAGTAAAAGGCGTATTTTTATCGAGTTATCTTGGTTATAAATTTGATAAAGATGAAATCAATAAAGGGTACATGACTGAGGCTATTCAAAAAGGAATTGAAATTATGTTTAATGAATATGGATTACACAGAATTGAAGCTAATATTATGCCAAAAAATAAAAGATCATTAAGGGTAGCTGAGAAATTAGGCTTTTATAATGAAGGACTAGCATATAAGTATTTAAAGATAAATGAAAAATGGGAAGATCATATACATATGGTTTTATTAAATGATAAGGTTTAG